Proteins encoded in a region of the Vicia villosa cultivar HV-30 ecotype Madison, WI linkage group LG5, Vvil1.0, whole genome shotgun sequence genome:
- the LOC131602562 gene encoding uncharacterized protein At4g06744-like: protein MVLSKHYHASFSITFLLCLHLVNSQIIDVPILSPILSPLVPDVLNFLDQRLELVFSIIQAFKNTITSDPLGITSTWAGSDICSYKGFYCDNPPDNLSATTVASVDFNGFNLAAPSLDNFIDQLPDLAIFHANSNNFSGTISPKIASLKYLYELDLSNNMLSGTFPTSILNMPTLSFLDIRYNMFTGTVPQQIFVQTLDAIFLNNNNFLLTLPNNIGETTASYITFANNKFSGPIPPNIGKASNTLLEVLLLNNQLTGCLPYEIGLLQNLQLFDAGSNLLTGPLPWSFACLKKVEELNFAKNMLYGQVPEVVCALENLANLTLSYNYFNRLGPLCRKLVRNGVLDVKNNCIFDLPDQRSMEECVKFSSLPRTCARPGTYNVIPCRSPTRAKPPGNKRNLLSYSALERKRVVLI, encoded by the coding sequence ATGGTTTTATCAAAACATTATCATGCTTCATTTTCAATCACCTTCCTTCTTTGTCTCCACTTGGTAAATTCTCAGATCATTGATGTTCCAATCCTATCTCCAATACTATCTCCATTAGTCCCTGACGTATTAAACTTCTTAGATCAAAGACTAGAGTTAGTTTTCTCAATCATCCAAGCCTTCAAAAACACAATAACCTCAGATCCATTAGGAATAACATCAACATGGGCTGGTTCAGATATATGCAGCTACAAAGGCTTCTACTGCGATAACCCGCCAGATAATCTCTCAGCCACCACCGTTGCCTCTGTCGATTTCAACGGCTTCAACCTCGCCGCACCATCTCTCGACAACTTCATCGATCAACTACCTGACTTAGCTATCTTCCATGCAAACTCCAACAATTTCTCAGGTACCATTTCACCGAAAATCGCATCACTCAAATATCTATACGAACTCGATCTAAGTAACAACATGCTCTCCGGAACATTTCCAACCTCGATCCTAAACATGCCAACACTTTCGTTTTTAGACATTAGGTACAACATGTTCACAGGAACTGTTCCTCAACAAATCTTTGTCCAAACATTGGATGCAATTTTTCTCAATAACAATAACTTTCTTCTCACACTTCCCAACAATATAGGCGAAACAACAGCATCTTATATCACATTCGCTAACAACAAATTCTCCGGTCCAATTCCTCCTAACATAGGAAAAGCCTCAAACACATTACTCGAAGTTTTATTATTAAACAACCAGTTAACAGGTTGTCTTCCTTACGAAATAGGACTCCTCCAAAACCTCCAACTTTTTGACGCGGGTAGTAACCTTTTAACAGGCCCGTTACCGTGGTCGTTTGCGTGTTTGAAGAAGGTGGAAGAGTTAAACTTTGCTAAGAACATGTTGTATGGCCAGGTTCCAGAAGTGGTTTGCGCGTTGGAAAATTTGGCGAATTTAACCTTGTCTTATAACTATTTTAACAGATTGGGGCCATTGTGCAGAAAGCTTGTAAGAAATGGTGTGCTTGATGTGAAGAATAACTGTATTTTCGATCTTCCAGATCAAAGATCGATGGAGGAGTGTGTGAAGTTTTCTTCACTTCCCAGAACTTGTGCGCGTCCTGGAACATATAATGTTATACCGTGTCGGAGTCCAACACGGGCAAAACCACCTGGAAATAAGAGGAATTTGTTGTCATATTCTGCTCTTGAGAGAAAGAGAGTAGTACTGATTTAA